Proteins from one Mus pahari chromosome 10, PAHARI_EIJ_v1.1, whole genome shotgun sequence genomic window:
- the Ifrd2 gene encoding interferon-related developmental regulator 2 isoform X2, which produces MPRARKGNALRKGGQRRGGGARSSTQADSGSSEDEAASEARSTTSDCPSLLSTTAEDCLGGEAVDEQSQQENLEEKLKGYVDCLTDKSAKTRQGALESLRLALASRLLPDFLLERSLTLADALEKCLKKGKGEEQALAAAVLGLLCVQLGPGPKGEDLFCSLQPLLISVLSDSMASPTARLHCASALGLGCYVAATDVQDLVSCLACLEGVFSWSCGTSGSAASLVPASLHGLLCAALQAWALLLTICPGTHISHILDRQLPRLPQLLSSESVNLRIAAGEAIALLFELARDLEEDFVYEDMEALCGSLRTLATDSNKYRAKIDRRRQRSIFRAVLHFVEGGECEEETIRFGLEVLYIDSWARHRIYTAFKDVLGSGMHYHLQNNELLRDIFGLGPVLVLDAAALKACKISRFEKHLYNAAAFKARTKARSRARDKRADIL; this is translated from the exons ATGCCTCGTGCTCGGAAGGGCAATGCGCTCCGCAAGGGCGGTCAGCGCCGTGGAGGAG GTGCCAGGAGCAGTACCCAGGCTGACTCCGGCTCCAGTGAGGATGAAGCGGCCAGTGAGGCCCGGAGCACCACCAGTGACTGTCCCAGCCTTCTCAGCACCACCGCAGAGGACTGCCTGG GTGGGGAAGCCGTGGAcgaacagagccagcaggaaaACCTGGAGGAGAAGCTGAAGGGTTACGTGGACTGCCTGACTGACAAGAG TGCCAAGACCCGTCAAGGAGCCCTGGAGAGCCTGCGCCTGGCCCTGGCCTCCCGCCTACTTCCGGACTTTCTGCTGGAGCGCAGCCTCACTCTGGCGGATGCCCTGGAAAAGTGCCTTAAGAAAG GGAAGGGTGAAGAACAGGCCCTGGCTGCTGCTGTGCTAGGCCTACTCTGTGTGCAGTTGGGCCCTGGACCCAAGGGCGAGGATCTATTCTGTAGCCTGCAGCCCCTGCTGATCTCGGTACTCAGTGACAGTATGGCAAGCCCCACTGCCCGGCTCCAT TGTGCTTCTGCTCTTGGTTTGGGCTGCTATGTGGCTGCCACCGATGTCCAG GACCTGGTCTCTTGCTTGGCCTGCTTGGAAGGTGTTTTCAGCTGGTCCTGTGGCACTAGTGGCTCTGCTGCGTCTCTGGTTCCTGCCAGCCTCCATGGCCTGCTCTGTGCTGCCCTGCAGGCCTGGGCATTGCTGCTCACCATCTGTCCTGGTACCCACATCAGTCATATCCTTGACAG GCAGCTGCCCCGGCTGCCCCAGCTCTTGTCCAGTGAAAGTGTGAACCTGCGGATTGCTGCTGGTGAAGCCATCGCGCTACTCTTTGAGCTTGCCCGGGACCTTGAG GAGGACTTCGTCTATGAGGACATGGAGGCCCTCTGTGGATCTCTGCGTACCCTAGCCACAGACAGCAATAAGTACCGTGCCAAGATTGACCGGCGGCGCCAGCGCTCCATTTTCCGTGCTGTGCTGCACTTTGTCGAG GGCGGTGAATGTGAGGAGGAGACAATCCGCTTCGGACTGGAAGTGCTCTACATAGACAGCTGGGCTCGCCACCGCATCTACACAGCCTTCAAAGATGTGTTGGGCTCCGGCATGCACTATCACCTCCAG AACAATGAGCTGCTCCGCGACATCTTTGGCCTGGGCCCTGTGCTAGTGTTGGATGCTGCTGCCCTGAAGGCCTGCAAGATTTCACGCTTTGAAAAG CACCTGTACAATGCTGCAGCCTTCAAAGCCCGGACCAAGGCCCGGAGTCGTGCAAGGGACAAGCGGGCAGATATCTTGTGA
- the Ifrd2 gene encoding interferon-related developmental regulator 2 isoform X1: protein MPRARKGNALRKGGQRRGGGARSSTQADSGSSEDEAASEARSTTSDCPSLLSTTAEDCLGGEAVDEQSQQENLEEKLKGYVDCLTDKSAKTRQGALESLRLALASRLLPDFLLERSLTLADALEKCLKKGKGEEQALAAAVLGLLCVQLGPGPKGEDLFCSLQPLLISVLSDSMASPTARLHCASALGLGCYVAATDVQDLVSCLACLEGVFSWSCGTSGSAASLVPASLHGLLCAALQAWALLLTICPGTHISHILDRQLPRLPQLLSSESVNLRIAAGEAIALLFELARDLEEDFVYEDMEALCGSLRTLATDSNKYRAKIDRRRQRSIFRAVLHFVEGGECEEETIRFGLEVLYIDSWARHRIYTAFKDVLGSGMHYHLQNNELLRDIFGLGPVLVLDAAALKACKISRFEKCSLLCLFDSTCTMLQPSKPGPRPGVVQGTSGQISCESD, encoded by the exons ATGCCTCGTGCTCGGAAGGGCAATGCGCTCCGCAAGGGCGGTCAGCGCCGTGGAGGAG GTGCCAGGAGCAGTACCCAGGCTGACTCCGGCTCCAGTGAGGATGAAGCGGCCAGTGAGGCCCGGAGCACCACCAGTGACTGTCCCAGCCTTCTCAGCACCACCGCAGAGGACTGCCTGG GTGGGGAAGCCGTGGAcgaacagagccagcaggaaaACCTGGAGGAGAAGCTGAAGGGTTACGTGGACTGCCTGACTGACAAGAG TGCCAAGACCCGTCAAGGAGCCCTGGAGAGCCTGCGCCTGGCCCTGGCCTCCCGCCTACTTCCGGACTTTCTGCTGGAGCGCAGCCTCACTCTGGCGGATGCCCTGGAAAAGTGCCTTAAGAAAG GGAAGGGTGAAGAACAGGCCCTGGCTGCTGCTGTGCTAGGCCTACTCTGTGTGCAGTTGGGCCCTGGACCCAAGGGCGAGGATCTATTCTGTAGCCTGCAGCCCCTGCTGATCTCGGTACTCAGTGACAGTATGGCAAGCCCCACTGCCCGGCTCCAT TGTGCTTCTGCTCTTGGTTTGGGCTGCTATGTGGCTGCCACCGATGTCCAG GACCTGGTCTCTTGCTTGGCCTGCTTGGAAGGTGTTTTCAGCTGGTCCTGTGGCACTAGTGGCTCTGCTGCGTCTCTGGTTCCTGCCAGCCTCCATGGCCTGCTCTGTGCTGCCCTGCAGGCCTGGGCATTGCTGCTCACCATCTGTCCTGGTACCCACATCAGTCATATCCTTGACAG GCAGCTGCCCCGGCTGCCCCAGCTCTTGTCCAGTGAAAGTGTGAACCTGCGGATTGCTGCTGGTGAAGCCATCGCGCTACTCTTTGAGCTTGCCCGGGACCTTGAG GAGGACTTCGTCTATGAGGACATGGAGGCCCTCTGTGGATCTCTGCGTACCCTAGCCACAGACAGCAATAAGTACCGTGCCAAGATTGACCGGCGGCGCCAGCGCTCCATTTTCCGTGCTGTGCTGCACTTTGTCGAG GGCGGTGAATGTGAGGAGGAGACAATCCGCTTCGGACTGGAAGTGCTCTACATAGACAGCTGGGCTCGCCACCGCATCTACACAGCCTTCAAAGATGTGTTGGGCTCCGGCATGCACTATCACCTCCAG AACAATGAGCTGCTCCGCGACATCTTTGGCCTGGGCCCTGTGCTAGTGTTGGATGCTGCTGCCCTGAAGGCCTGCAAGATTTCACGCTTTGAAAAG TGCTCCCTTCTTTGCCTCTTCGACAGCACCTGTACAATGCTGCAGCCTTCAAAGCCCGGACCAAGGCCCGGAGTCGTGCAAGGGACAAGCGGGCAGATATCTTGTGAATCAGACTAG
- the Lsmem2 gene encoding leucine-rich single-pass membrane protein 2 has translation MPEETQEDTVLPMQNQRNRGTLAPNHVQEVRLHRVESISDLHSGGSLRPCLVEEAQAWEELLGVLPPSLCTQAGRSPVCGRGGFLLLLVLLVLTCLALAIVAVYLSVLQSESLRVLAHTLRTQEETLLKLRLASLSQLRRLNSSEARAPS, from the exons ATGCCTGAGGAGACCCAGGAAG ACACCGTGTTGCCAATGCAGAACCAGAGGAACAGGGGAACACTGGCTCCTAACCACGTGCAGGAGGTACGCCTGCACCGAGTGGAGTCCATCAGTGACCTACACAGCGGAG GCTCGCTACGGCCCTGTCTGGTGGAGGAGGCACAGGCATGGGAGGAGCTTCTGGGTGTCTTACCGCCATCACTGTGCACCCAAGCTGGTCGCAGCCCAGTGTGTGGCCGTGGGgggttcctgctgctgctggtactGCTGGTGCTCACCTGCCTGGCGCTGGCCATCGTGGCTGTCTACTTAAGTG TGCTGCAGAGCGAATCCCTGAGGGTGTTGGCTCACACACTGCGCACACAAGAGGAGACTCTGCTCAAATTGCGTCTGGCTAGCCTCAGCCAGCTAAGAAGGCTCAACTCCAGTGAGGCTCGGGCACCCAGCTGA
- the Sema3b gene encoding semaphorin-3B isoform X2, giving the protein MNDVRRAFLGPFAHKEGPTHQWVSYQGRVPYPRPGMCPSKTFGTFSSTKDFPDDVIQFARNHPLMYNPVLPMGGRPLFLQVGAGYTFTQIAADRVAAADGHYDVLFIGTDVGTVLKVISVPKGSRPNSEGLLLEELQVFEDSAAVTSMQISSKRHQLYIASRSAVAQIALHRCTALGRACAECCLARDPYCAWDGSACTRFQPTAKRRFRRQDIRNGDPSTLCSGDSSHSVLLERKVLGVESGSAFLECEPRSLQAHVQWTFQRAGEAAHTQVLAEERVERTARGLLMRGLRRQDSGVYLCVAVEQGFSQPLRRLVLHVLSAAQAERLARAEEAAAPAPPGPKLWYWDFLQLVEPGGGGGANSLRMCRPQPGPHSVAADSRRKGRNRRMHVSELRAERGPRSAAHW; this is encoded by the exons ATGAACGACGTGCGCCGAGCCTTCTTGGGACCTTTTGCTCACAAAGAGGGGCCTACACACCAGTGGGTGTCCTACCAGGGTCGTGTCCCCTACCCAAGACCTGGCATG TGCCCCAGCAAGACCTTTGGCACCTTCAGTTCCACCAAGGACTTCCCAGATGATGTTATCCAGTTTGCTCGCAACCACCCTCTCATGTACAACCCAGTCTTGCCCATGGGAGGGCGCCCTCTCTTCCTACAAGTGGGAGCTGGGTACACCTTCACCCAAATCGCCGCAGACCGGGTAGCAGCTGCCGATGGACATTACGACGTTCTCTTCATTGGTACAG atGTGGGCACAGTGCTGAAAGTGATCTCAGTTCCCAAGGGCAGCCGACCTAATTCTGAAGGGCTTCTTCTGGAAGAGCTGCAGGTGTTCGAG GACTCTGCCGCCGTCACCAGCATGCAAATCTCCTCTAAAAGG CACCAACTCTACATAGCATCGCGCAGCGCGGTGGCCCAGATTGCTTTGCATCGCTGCACTGCCCTAGGCCGCGCCTGCGCAGAATGCTGTTTGGCCCGTGATCCTTACTGCGCCTGGGATGGATCAGCCTGCACACGCTTCCAGCCTACCGCCAAGAG GCGGTTCCGGAGGCAAGACATAAGGAATGGCGACCCCAGCACCCTGTGCTCTGGGG ACTCCTCTCACTCTGTGCTGCTGGAGAGGAAGGTCTTGGGTGTGGAGAGCGGCAGCGCGTTTCTGGAGTGTGAGCCCCGCTCGCTCCAGGCACATGTGCAGTGGACCTTCCAAcgtgctggggaggcagctcacACCCAG GTGCTGGCTGAGGAGCGAGTAGAGCGTACTGCGCGGGGGCTGCTGATGCGGGGGCTGCGGCGCCAGGACTCTGGCGTGTATCTGTGCGTCGCGGTTGAACAAGGCTTTTCACAACCACTGCGCCGCCTGGTGCTGCATGTGCTGAGTGCGGCGCAGGCTGAACGACTGGCGCGGGCCGAGGAAGCAGCCGCTCCTGCACCTCCTGGCCCTAAACTCTGGTACTGGGACTTTCTGCAGTTGGTGGAGCCAGGCGGTGGCGGAGGTGCAAACTCCCTGCGAATGTGCCGCCCGCAGCCGGGGCCCCACTCAGTGGCAGCAGATTCACGTCGTAAGGGTCGCAACAGACGGATGCATGTCTCTGAGCTCCGTGCTGAGCGTGGACCGCGTAGTGCAGCTCACTGGTGA
- the Sema3b gene encoding semaphorin-3B isoform X1, translating into MGRAEAAAMIPGLALLWVAGLGNAAPNLPRLRLSFQELQARHGVRTFRLERTCCYEALLVDEERGRLFVGAENHVASLSLDNISKRAKKLAWPAPVEWREECNWAGKDIGTECMNFVKLLHAYNHTHLLACGTGAFHPTCAFVEVGHRLEEPTLQLDLRKLEDGKGKTPYDPRHRAASVLVGEELYSGVAADLMGRDFTIFRSLGQNPSLRTEPHDSRWLNEPKFVKVFWIPESENPDDDKIYFFFRESAVEAAPAMGRMSVSRVGQICRNDLGGQRSLVNKWTTFLKARLVCSVPGVEGDTHFDQLQDVFLLSSRDRQTPLLYAVFSTSSGVFQGSAVCAYSMNDVRRAFLGPFAHKEGPTHQWVSYQGRVPYPRPGMCPSKTFGTFSSTKDFPDDVIQFARNHPLMYNPVLPMGGRPLFLQVGAGYTFTQIAADRVAAADGHYDVLFIGTDVGTVLKVISVPKGSRPNSEGLLLEELQVFEDSAAVTSMQISSKRHQLYIASRSAVAQIALHRCTALGRACAECCLARDPYCAWDGSACTRFQPTAKRRFRRQDIRNGDPSTLCSGDSSHSVLLERKVLGVESGSAFLECEPRSLQAHVQWTFQRAGEAAHTQVLAEERVERTARGLLMRGLRRQDSGVYLCVAVEQGFSQPLRRLVLHVLSAAQAERLARAEEAAAPAPPGPKLWYWDFLQLVEPGGGGGANSLRMCRPQPGPHSVAADSRRKGRNRRMHVSELRAERGPRSAAHW; encoded by the exons ATGGGGCGGGCTGAGGCCGCCGCCATGATCCCAGGCCTGGCCCTTCTCTGGGTAGCAGGGCTAGGGAATGCTGCCCCTAACCTTCCCCGTCTTCGGCTCTCCTTTCAAG AATTACAGGCCCGGCATGGCGTCCGAACCTTCAGGCTGGAACGGACCTGCTGTTACGAAGCTTTGCTGGTGGATGAGGAACGTGGACGCCTGtttgtaggtgctgagaaccacgTGGCTTCCCTCAGTCTGGATAACATCAGCAAGCGAGCCAAGAAG CTGGCCTGGCCCGCCCCCGTGGAATGGCGTGAAGAATGCAACTGGGCAGGGAAGGACATTGGT ACCGAGTGCATGAACTTTGTGAAGCTGCTGCACGCCTACAACCACACCCACTTGCTGGCCTGTGGCACGGGGGCCTTCCACCCAACCTGCGCATTTGTGGAGGTGGGCCACCGGCTGGAG GAACCCACGCTCCAACTGGACCTGAGGAAACTTGAGGACGGCAAGGGGAAGACTCCTTATGACCCAAGGCATCGGGCTGCCTCGGTGCTGGTGG GGGAAGAGCTGTATTCTGGGGTGGCCGCAGACCTTATGGGCCGGGACTTTACCATCTTTCGAAGCCTGGGTCAGAATCCGAGTCTACGAACAGAGCCCCATGATTCCCGCTGGCTCAATG AACCCAAGTTTGTCAAGGTCTTTTGGATCCCAGAGAGCGAGAACCCTGATGATGATaaaatctatttcttcttccGCGAGTCTGCCGTGGAAGCAGCACCAGCAATGGGGCGCATGTCTGTGTCTCGTGTTGGCCAGATCTGCAGG AATGACCTGGGTGGCCAGCGGAGCTTGGTCAACAAATGGACCACATTTCTGAAGGCGCGGCTTGTGTGCTCAGTACCCGGAGTTGAGGGTGACACCCACTTTGACCAACTTC AGGATGTCTTCCTTTTGTCCTCCCGAGACCGACAGACACCTCTTCTCTATGCTGTCTTCTCCACCTCCAG TGGTGTCTTCCAGGGCTCTGCTGTGTGTGCGTACAGCATGAACGACGTGCGCCGAGCCTTCTTGGGACCTTTTGCTCACAAAGAGGGGCCTACACACCAGTGGGTGTCCTACCAGGGTCGTGTCCCCTACCCAAGACCTGGCATG TGCCCCAGCAAGACCTTTGGCACCTTCAGTTCCACCAAGGACTTCCCAGATGATGTTATCCAGTTTGCTCGCAACCACCCTCTCATGTACAACCCAGTCTTGCCCATGGGAGGGCGCCCTCTCTTCCTACAAGTGGGAGCTGGGTACACCTTCACCCAAATCGCCGCAGACCGGGTAGCAGCTGCCGATGGACATTACGACGTTCTCTTCATTGGTACAG atGTGGGCACAGTGCTGAAAGTGATCTCAGTTCCCAAGGGCAGCCGACCTAATTCTGAAGGGCTTCTTCTGGAAGAGCTGCAGGTGTTCGAG GACTCTGCCGCCGTCACCAGCATGCAAATCTCCTCTAAAAGG CACCAACTCTACATAGCATCGCGCAGCGCGGTGGCCCAGATTGCTTTGCATCGCTGCACTGCCCTAGGCCGCGCCTGCGCAGAATGCTGTTTGGCCCGTGATCCTTACTGCGCCTGGGATGGATCAGCCTGCACACGCTTCCAGCCTACCGCCAAGAG GCGGTTCCGGAGGCAAGACATAAGGAATGGCGACCCCAGCACCCTGTGCTCTGGGG ACTCCTCTCACTCTGTGCTGCTGGAGAGGAAGGTCTTGGGTGTGGAGAGCGGCAGCGCGTTTCTGGAGTGTGAGCCCCGCTCGCTCCAGGCACATGTGCAGTGGACCTTCCAAcgtgctggggaggcagctcacACCCAG GTGCTGGCTGAGGAGCGAGTAGAGCGTACTGCGCGGGGGCTGCTGATGCGGGGGCTGCGGCGCCAGGACTCTGGCGTGTATCTGTGCGTCGCGGTTGAACAAGGCTTTTCACAACCACTGCGCCGCCTGGTGCTGCATGTGCTGAGTGCGGCGCAGGCTGAACGACTGGCGCGGGCCGAGGAAGCAGCCGCTCCTGCACCTCCTGGCCCTAAACTCTGGTACTGGGACTTTCTGCAGTTGGTGGAGCCAGGCGGTGGCGGAGGTGCAAACTCCCTGCGAATGTGCCGCCCGCAGCCGGGGCCCCACTCAGTGGCAGCAGATTCACGTCGTAAGGGTCGCAACAGACGGATGCATGTCTCTGAGCTCCGTGCTGAGCGTGGACCGCGTAGTGCAGCTCACTGGTGA